A region of Periophthalmus magnuspinnatus isolate fPerMag1 chromosome 13, fPerMag1.2.pri, whole genome shotgun sequence DNA encodes the following proteins:
- the LOC117380773 gene encoding dehydrogenase/reductase SDR family member 11-like translates to MERWRGRVALVTGASVGIGAEVVKELVRHGMKVVGCARDVEKIKKLSEECQAAGHSGVLVPYKCDLTNEEEILSMFSDIKSQHQGVDVCINNAGLAHPEPLLSGKTSGWKNMLDVNVIALSVCTREAYQSMKERNVDDGHIININSMSGHRVVHNSVTHFYSATKFAVTALTEALRLELREAKTHIRATSISPGVVETEFALRLFSQNPEKVATAYKQFKCIEAVDIAHAVIYALSAPPHVQIGDIQIRPVEQLA, encoded by the exons ATGGAACGCTGGAGGGGTAGAGTGGCCCTAGTGACCGGGGCCTCAGTCGGGATAGGAGCTGAGGTTGTCAAGGAGCTGGTACGGCATGGCATGAAGGTGGTGGGTTGTGCCAGAGacgtggaaaaaataaag AAACTGTCAGAGGAGTGCCAGGCTGCAGGCCACAGTGGTGTGTTGGTGCCTTACAAGTGTGACCTGACCAACGAAGAGGAGATCTTGTCAATGTTCAGTGACATTAAATCTCAGCATCAGGGTGTGGACGTGTGCATCAACAATGCAGGTTTGGCTCACCCAGAGCCACTTTTAAGCGGAAAAACAAGCGGCTGGAAGAACATGTTAGAT GTGAATGTCATTGCCTTAAGTGTGTGCACCCGTGAAGCCTATCAGTCAATGAAGGAGAGAAATGTGGATGATGGACATATTATAAACATTAACAG cATGAGTGGACATCGTGTGGTGCACAATTCAGTTACTCATTTCTACAGTGCCACTAAGTTTGCTGTGACGGCTCTCACTGAAGCGCTGAGACTGGAACTACGAGAGGCCAAAACACACATCAGAGCCACT TCTATATCTCCAGGTGTTGTGGAGACTGAGTTTGCCTTACGGCTTTTCTCACAGAATCCGGAAAAAGTTGCAACAGCCTACAAACAGTTTAAG TGTATTGAGGCTGTAGACATTGCCCATGCTGTGATCTATGCCCTAAGTGCACCTCCCCATGTGCAG atTGGAGACATTCAGATCCGCCCTGTGGAGCAACTGGCTTAA
- the ywhag2 gene encoding 14-3-3 protein gamma-B encodes MVDREQLVQKARLAEQAERYDDMAAAMKSVTELNEALSNEERNLLSVAYKNVVGARRSSWRVISSIEQKTSTDGNEKKIEMVRAYREKIEKELEAVCQDVLNLLDNFLIKNCSDTQHESKVFYLKMKGDYYRYLAEVATGEKRATVVESSEKAYNEAHEISKEHMQPTHPIRLGLALNYSVFYYEIQNAPEQACHLAKTAFDDAIAELDTLNEDSYKDSTLIMQLLRDNLTLWTSDQQDDEGGEGNN; translated from the exons ATGGTTGATCGCGAGCAGCTGGTTCAGAAAGCCAGGCTGGCGGAGCAGGCTGAGAGATATGATGACATGGCGGCTGCTATGAAATCG GTCACAGAGCTGAACGAGGCACTGTCCAATGAGGAGAGGAATCTGTTGTCTGTGGCGTACAAGAACGTAGTGGGTGCACGCCGCTCGTCCTGGAGGGTCATCTCCAGCATTGAGCAGAAGACTTCCACTGATGGCAATGAGAAGAAGATCGAGATGGTGCGTGCCTACAGAGAGAAGATAGAGAAGGAACTGGAGGCCGTGTGCCAAGATGTCCTCAACCTCTTGGACAACTTCCTGATCAAGAACTGCAGTGATACGCAGCACGAGAGCAAGGTGTTTTACCTGAAGATGAAGGGCGACTACTACCGGTACCTAGCTGAGGTGGCCACAGGTGAGAAGAGGGCTACGGTGGTGGAGTCCTCGGAGAAGGCCTATAACGAAGCTCATGAGATCAGCAAAGAGCACATGCAGCCCACCCACCCCATCCGCCTGGGCCTGGCCCTCAactactctgtgttttactatGAGATCCAGAACGCGCCGGAGCAAGCCTGCCATCTGGCCAAGACCGCATTCGACGATGCCATCGCCGAGCTAGACACCCTTAATGAGGACTCCTACAAAGACTCCACTCTGATCATGCAGCTGCTGCGAGACAACTTGACACTGTGGACAAGTGACCAGCAGGATGACGAGGGCGGGGAGGGCAACAATTAA
- the si:ch211-105f12.2 gene encoding RIMS-binding protein 2-like produces MDSQYELDVLIFPDEVRVATPEDLREWELETASQVSIPTVRLFVALYPYNPAAMSPNHEAAAEELPFVPGQIIKVLGDKDSDGFYRGESGGLSGFVPSNMVAEVPVDDDYLKHLLLQQGFIPVDHAGMALTPELSSSVVSVPEELVVRRMVALFDYDPWESSPNIDSEVELGFRSGDIIYVLGEMDQDGFYYGDLHGRRGLVPSNYLQPLPWD; encoded by the exons ATGGACAGTCAGTACGAGCtggatgttttaatatttccaGATGAGGTGAGAGTCGCTACACCAGAGGACCTGAGAGAATGGGAACTGGAGACTGCCAGCCAGGTCTCTATCCCGACTGTCCGTCTGTTTGTGGCGCTGTACCCGTACAACCCTGCAGCAATGTCCCCAAACCACGAGGCTGCTGCAGAGGAACTGCCGTTTGTCCCAGGGCAGATCATCAAG GTTTTAGGCGATAAAGACTCTGATGGTTTCTATCGTGGTGAGTCTGGAGGCCTCTCTGGGTTCGTACCTAGTAACATGGTGGCTGAAGTGCCAGTGGACGATGACTACCTGAAGcacctcctcctgcagcagGGGTTCATTCCTGTCGACCACGCAG GTATGGCGTTGACTCCTGAACTGAGCAGTAGTGTGGTAAGTGTTCCTGAAGAGTTGGTGGTGCGACGAATGGTGGCCTTATTTGACTATGATCCTTGGGAAAGTTCACCGAATATTGACAGTGAA GTAGAACTAGGCTTTCGATCAGGGGACATCATTTATGTGTTGGGTGAAATGGATCAAGATGGCTTCTATTAT GGTGATCTACACGGAAGAAGAGGTTTGGTCCCATCCAACTACCTACAGCCGCTGCCATGGGATTAG
- the camkk1b gene encoding calcium/calmodulin-dependent protein kinase kinase 1b: MSADTDPGCEADMDPENPAELEDLVAAMNITANRLTPPNGYRTHRPPVTKSYRKMSLQERRIARQPTIETKRVSITDGEDFVQLNQYKLQKEIGKGSYGVVKLAYNEDSEEYYAMKVVSKKRLMKQCGFIRRWPSQGSQQDPYPKAVLPLDKVYKEIAILKKLNHHNVVKLVEVLDDPTEDGLHMGL; encoded by the exons ATGAGTGCAGACACAGACCCGGGCTGTGAGGCAGATATGGACCCAGAGAATCCTGCAGAGCTAGAGGACCTGGTGGCAGCCATGAACATCACAGCCAACCGCCTAACCCCCCCAAACGGCTACAGGACGCACCGCCCCCCCGTCACCAAATCTTACAGGAAGATGTCCCTGCAGGAGCGTCGCATCGCCCGCCAGCCCACCATCGAGACCAAACGGGTGTCCATCACAGATGGGGAG GACTTTGTCCAGCTCAACCAATACAAACTGCAAAAAGAAATTGGAAAG gGTTCATATGGAGTTGTGAAACTGGCATATAATGAAGATTCAGAAGAGTATTAT GCCATGAAAGTTGTTTCTAAGAAGAGACTCATGAAGCAGTGTGGATTTATCC GTCGTTGGCCATCCCAAGGCTCACAGCAGGATCCATATCCTAAAGCTGTGTTGCCACTGGACAAAGTCTACAAGGAGATTGCCATCCTGAAGAAACTGAACCATCACAATGTGGTAAAGTTAGTGGAG GTGCTTGATGATCCTACTGAGGATGGACTTCACATGG gCCTGTGA
- the proca1 gene encoding uncharacterized protein proca1 produces the protein MWSVLLVFLSSLDRNLVKGGLVSSALDAMKPDKETFCFQVSSVDGLFLYEVSDGAEVVRSLVTSAGALVDCSINENPEKVMSFTRECKMGHTDDRVEQQVHSAYERIDESRLLCQRFQESEKPTNSKDQAHRRAKRGFTYPGTLWCGAGNMADNYNQLGDFADTDSCCRTHDHCPHVIHAFSSNYGYTNFKWHSISHCDCDEALKACLRKVNDTSSRVVGQAFFNVIEAPCFNFAHEEQCVERHWYGLCKRFERRPIAVLRDAVPYDFGGIDVIDKLTVAPSRKKDSNTSGEQVQPEPTSQSPVSGSQSSSTEEPSLTNVMTAAEDFIKVLATVSTSQSSTTDSDKGDAPSSEKKKKKKTSQKKKKTKKTKGKGRKKKKQEAVVKIDDSGAVPLSSPKEEGTTGLSNYISESQLPEQTSRASNKVSENKYELGGREETSNEVMKDEPALDQEAISVTSSTPIKRKPAKMGFRSAVSSTTSLHKAKAKWLRNRQRKVKTVPTVQLETTSATSKPQEQTIVSTSERPLIVNISPIEISQIKKERSKLRKDREERNKRQKVVNENVEDNLKEGNTPLTTTPGQFSPEAERGRVHVTPHSSSFSVLKRQRHRSKEKRISKKKRKGQSLLNEHLSESMGEEAILPTPSGAQISPALTTAISRLTDNDRMTTTRQVFTTTNMPSVTTKRLVNKKRGKLKIKSHATAISYPNPFTVANPSSKPAASKYVIMTIDNSWSPQPTTTSATNAVSALSPMQLTIEKVKEQFERKRKRKVALFSRQ, from the exons ATGTGGTCGGTCCTGCTTGTCTTCCTGTCCTCTCTGGACAGAAACCTGGTCAAAGGAGGCTTAGTAAGCAGTGCACTTGACGCAATGAAACCGGACAAAGAAACTTTTTGCTTCCAAGTCTCGTCAGTTGACGGACTTTTTCTATATGAGGTATCCGATGGAGCAGAAGTGGTGCGCTCGCTGGTGACATCCGCGGGTGCGCTCGTGGACTGCTCCATCAATGAGAATCCAGAGAAGGTGATGTCTTTTACGCGCGAGTGCAAGATGGGACACACAGATGACAGAGTGGAGCAGCAGGTTCACTCCGCCTATGAGCGCATAGATGAATCCAGGCTGCTGTGCCAGCGCTTCCAGGAAAGCGAGAAACCCACTAACTCTAAGGACCAAGCGCATAGACGAGCCAAGCGAGGCTTCACCTATCCCGGGACCCTGTGGTGTGGAGCGGGGAATATGGCGGATAATTACAATCAGCTAG GTGATTTTGCAGACACTGACAGCTGCTGTCGCACCCACGATCACTGCCCTCACGTCATCCACGCTTTTTCCTCCAACTACGGCTACACAAACTTCAAATGGCACTCCATCAGTCACTGCGACTGCGATGAAGC ACTCAAAGCCTGTCTGAGGAAAGTGAACGACACATCTTCCAGAGTGGTTGGACAAGCTTTCTTCAATGTGATTGAGGCTCCCTGCTTTAACTTTGCACATGAAGAGCAGTGTGTTGAGCGCCACTGGTATGGCCT GTGTAAACGATTTGAGAGGCGCCCCATTGCGGTGCTCAGAGATGCTGTCCCATATGACTTTGGAGGAATTGATGTCATCGATAAGCTGACGGTGGCTCCCTCCAGGAAAAAAGATTCCAATACGAGTGGAGAGCAGGTGCAACCTGAGCCAACCTCACAGTCTCCGGTGTCAGGCTCTCAGAGCAGCAGTACTGAGGAGCCCTCCCTCACAAACGTGATGACCGCTGCAGAGGACTTCATCAAAGTCCTGGCCACTGTGTCCACTTCACAGAGCTCCACAACCGACTCTGACAAAGGCGATGCACCAAGttcagagaagaagaagaagaagaagacctcacaaaagaaaaagaaaactaaaaagacaaaaggaaagggtagaaagaagaagaagcaggagGCAGTGGTGAAAATTGATGACAGTGGTGCTGTTCCGCTCTCTAGTCCCAAAGAGGAGGGAACCACAGGCCTGAGTAACTATATCAGTGAGTCTCAGTTGCCAGAGCAGACAAGTAGAGCATCCAACAAGGTGAGTGAAAACAAATATGAGCTGGGAGGTAGAGAGGAAACATCCAATGAAGTCATGAAAGATGAACCAGCTCTAGACCAAGAGGCCATTTCTGTCACATCATCGACACCCATCAAGAGGAAACcagccaaaatgggtttccgcTCTGCAGTGTCCAGCACAACAAGTTTAcacaaagctaaagctaagTGGTTACGAAATAGACAGAGGAAAGTTAAAACTGTTCCTACAGTTCAATTAGAAACCACATCTGCAACATCAAAGCCACAGGAACAAACCATTGTGAGCACATCTGAAAGGCCACTCATTGTGAACATAAGTCCAATTGAAATCTCGCAAATCAAAAAGGAAAGGTCAAAGTTGAGGAAAGACCGGGAGGAGaggaataaaagacaaaaagtggTGAATGAAAATGTTGAGGACAATTTGAAAGAGGGCAATACACCTCTGACAACCACCCCAGGGCAGTTTTCtccagaggcagagagaggcagggtCCATGTTACGCCTCATAGCTCCTCATTCAGTGTGCTaaaaagacaaagacacaggTCAAAAGAGAAAAGGATCagtaagaaaaagagaaaaggtcAGTCtcttttaaatgaacatttATCTGAATCCATGGGGGAAGAGGCAATTCTTCCAACTCCGAGTGGGGCCCAGATCAGCCCTGCTCTCACCACGGCAATAAGTCGGTTAACGGACAACGATCGAATGACCACCACACGGCAGGTTTTTACTACAACAAACATGCCCTCTGTCACCACTAAGAGACTTGTGAATAAAAAACGTGGAAAGTTGAAGATTAAATCCCATGCTACAGCTATAAGTTATCCCAACCCATTCACAGTTGCAAACCCCTCTTCCAAACCAGCTgcttctaaatatgttataatgACGATTGATAACTCTTGGTCACCTCAACCCACAACCACTTCTGCTACCAATGCTGTCAGCGCCCTCAGCCCTATGCAGTTAACTATTGAAAAAGTGAAAGAACAatttgagagaaagagaaaaaggaaagtAGCTTTGTTTTCACGCCAGTAA